The sequence AGTCAACAACTTAAAACCAACGTATCTATTCTCCATTAATTACCGCCATACAACGGTCAAGCATCTTAAATAACTAGAGTTTTTGTTGTTTTTAGACTAAAGACTTGGGCCTTTTTGACTTAAATGCCAAGAGCACTAACCCCTGCACCTAAGCGGGCAGTAAAAAAAATGCTTCAGAAAGGGGGGGTAAGAAAGCAAGATTATCTGTTATAAGAGGCCGATCTAGCCGCAATGTGTGAGACTTGACAGCTTCACATATCAACAGAGAATATACTAACTTCGACTTATAAAGGATGGAAGAGTATGGCGCAGAATAACAGCAGCTCAGAAAACAGCAAACTGGGTAATGAGATAGATCAGATAATCGGTATTAATGTTGAGAACAGCTCGATTGTTGACGGCGAAGAGACCATTAAGACCGACAATGGGGACATCCTTAAAATCAATATCAGCCACAGAGCACGCACTAACCTGCTCTTTGACTGGCTCAGGAATAAATACACAGATCCCGCGAAAAAACTGGTGATCTCTGTCGGTGGGCCATCCGGTAGCGGCAAATCAGAGATCGGTGCCCTGCTCAGCGCTCTTTACCAGAATGCAGGCATTCCATCGATCCTGGTTCCCTGTGACAACTTTCCGATTCGAGCCCCAAAGTTTAACGATCTGCACCGCCGCGAGCTCTTTGACTCAAAGGGCAAGGAAGCGCTCGCTGCCTACCTCGGATCGGAGGATGAAATTCTATTCTCTCGCCTAGGAGATATCTGCAAAGACTTTCTGAGCGGCGCCGAGACCGTCAATCTGCGCAAGATAAACATGCAGACATGTGAAATCACAGACTCAATCCCGACTAAGGTAGGCCATGCGCGGGTACTAGTATTTGAGGGTACCTGGTCATGCAGAATTCCAAGCCTGAGCGAGTCAGTATTCCTTGCAACGGATTTCAAGAAGACCGCAGCACATCGTCAGAACCGGGGCCGTATTGAGATTCAGAACGATGAGAATCGCAAATTCATCGAAGAGTACGTACTCCCGTTTGAGCAGGTAACGCTCGAAAATATCCGCCAAAATCTGGCGACCCTCTGGTTGTCATATGAAGATGATGGAAGTGCTAGGCTTGTTGAAAACAGGAACGATCAGCGCACGAACTGAGCGAGTCACTTCAATTCTGCAATCAGTTTAGTACTCTTTGCCGAGAATTGCCTGCGCTATGCTCGTAGGGCCAAGCCGGGATGGATCAGTTTCAATATAAACGCTCTTGCCGTGCTCCTTTAGCCGATCCCCGAGACGAAGCAGTTCCTTGCTGGCACCACCAACAATAACCGCATGAGTAACGATATCGGATGACATCAGAGAAAAATCATTTCCAGAATCTCCACACGCCCATACCTCAAGAGCTGGCCGCTCTTTTCCTGTGGCCAGAACCTGCTCAACAATCAGATGTAAGACATAGTCTGAAAAGTGACGTACGGCCATGCCCTTATCAAAAGGAGCGATATCGAGGCAGTACTTTAACGGGAGCCGCACATTGTCGGCAGGCTCTGCAAGCATCGGGTGGCGTCTGGCTGCAGTAGTCGCATCCTTTTCCTCGCAACAAACAACCCGCATACCAAAATCTTTTACATGACCTGCGAAACTAGCCTCTATCTGATCGCGCTCATCGAGCGAGCTGGCATAGAAATAAAAGGCTATCTTGTTTGAACCTCGGTGAGATCCACTCGCAGTTCCTGGCTGCAGGAACACTCGCGAAGTTTCCCGGGAAGTATCATACATTGCAATCAGAGACTGCTCTTCGTCCGAGAGATTACGTTGATTTATCAAGGCAGCAAGTGACTGAGCATGAGAAAGAAGCTGATCATAATCGAGCGTTGCAGGTTGCACGGATGCTATGTAAGACGAGTCGTAACTCACATCCTGACCACTTAGAGCGTGCACTGACTTGGCACCACCATCTGAAACATATGCATCGACAGCAAAGGACGAATCGGGCGCGGACACTCCGACATGAGGCAGCACCCCGCGCTCGATTCGATCCAGGATAGAGTGTGTCGTGCTTGTTCCAGAGTCAAAGTGACTGCCCGTAATCGGGATGATAATTGCGCCTTGTGCGTTTAGCGCTTTGACTAACCTTTCCATATCACGCTGGCCATGTTCAATTTCAGGCGCGTGGTGACCGGCTCCCAGAACGAGGGTGCCATCGACATCGGTAAAAAGAATAACGACCCGGCCTGTTTCGCAGCCCAGTACAACCTTTTCACGAATTGTTGGATAGTCAGTGAAGGTCCTGACGACTTCAGGCGCAGACTCTACAGATTGCTGCGGTTTGGAATGGATGGAGGGGGCTTCTAACATCTCCACCATTATACATCAGCCTTGATTGATATGGAAATTAGGAACTATTTACCCCTACGAAATACATAACACATTGGAACGGGGTTACCCCGCCCTAAACTTACGCCAGCTCTAAGGTGATAGGTACCCGTTATTTTCTTCATAATAGAGCTTGGGGATCTCGGCTTAATGGACCAAGATGAAGAGGTATAGTAGCAATTTTAAGGACCCTTACAGACGGACATTTTGGAGATTAGTATGCGTTATGCCGGCCTTTGGTTTACCCTCCTGATAGCGGTATTGCCTGTATTTACACCGGCGCCCGCAATAGCTGAATACCAAGATGTGACCGCACTGTTTCAGCTTGATCGTGGTGCGAATCATGGTGCAAATCAGGGTGTAAATCAGAGTGTAAATCAGGGTGCGGCAGCTTACGACGCCGTCGCACGCGATCTGATCTTTTTGGAAATTGATAAAAAAGGGGCTCTTAGCGAGCTACGAAGGATCAACACGGGGCATAATGTTTATGGGGTTACAGCAGTTGCTGAGGGCTACCTCTATGCAACCGGAATGGGCAGAAACGATCTTAGCGCGCCGATCCAAATCTGGCTTTTGCCTAAGAGTGGTGCCACCCCGCGAGTTGTCTTTGAGGCTCAGAGCGAGCGCAGTCAGGTAGCGTACCTGGCCGCAGTTGGTTCGAAGATCTGGCTGACCTATTTCGATGCTAAGTATACCACTAAAACCGGGTATCTTACCCCCAAACCAGCTGCGATGTGGGAGTTTACCGAGGTTGCTACGTTGCGACTGGGGGACGCGGTGGATGTTTTCGGAGAGACTATGGAGAGTATCGCTATTGGGCGACCCTACGGCGATCAGCAGGGAGAGGATGGGGACCTACTACTATTTGAGAATGGAATAAGAACCCTACTGCCGAGCTATCGGGGTGTACGGAGCGTGTTATTTCTTCCTAAATTACCCAAAACTACTATCGTGATCGGAGATGGTTGGCACCAAAATTATGGAGCTGTAGCTCAGGGACGCCTGAGCCTTCTGACGAAGGATAACGATACTGGACGCTTTGCCCTGCAACTTATCGATCGGGATAAGCAGCAGTACGGATTCTCAAAGTTAATTGATCTTACTATCGGAGGGGAGCAATACGTAGCGGCGCTCGGCAACAGGGAGCTCGTTGTCTACGGGCCGTTCGGTGAAAAACAGGGTGAGAAGCAGAGCGGGGAGTGGAAAAAGAGAGCGATCTTTACGCGTGAATCGGAGGATGCGACCTTTGATGTAGCAATTATTGAGAGTTCCAACACGAAGGCCACCTTTGTGGTAGCTAATCAGGGCGTTAAGCTTGTGTCGTTTCCGTAAACCGTAACTAGCACTAGACAAAATACAAAACATTTTGTATTTTGCATGGCATGCTACTGCGTAGAAAGAAAACACAAATAATACAAGCACTTGAGGCATTTCCGGCGGTTGTGCTTATTGGTCCCAGGCAGTGTGGAAAGACCACTTTAGCGAAAACTCTCTCTACTAGGTACTACGACCTGGAGATTGAGAGTGAGAGACTAAGGCTAGACCTTGATTGGCACAATCTCTGCAACACCAATGATCTGATCGTATTGGATGAGGCGCAGACCTTTGCGGAGATCTTTCCAAGATTGCGAGCGGCAATTGATCTTCGTCGAAAAGTTTTTGGACGTTTTCTGATCCTTGGTTCAGTCGCCCCTGCACTGATGCAGGATGTTGCGGAGTCTTTGGCAGGGCGAGCCGCGCTACTTGAACTTACACCGCTCTCTCTCGGCGAGGTGCCGTATTCAGAGACCAGAGCGCTCTGGCGCTTTGGAGGATTTCCAGATGGTGGAGTGCTTGATGCGGCGCGTTACCCGCTCTGGCAAGAGAGCTATCTACAACTGATTATACAGCGAGATCTACCCAACCTCGGGTTACCAGCTAAACCGATCCTTACTGAACGGATGTTAAAGATGATCGCTGCGCTCCACGGACAGGAGTGGAATGCGTCGAAGCTAGGAGCTTCACTCGGCATTAACTATCAAACTGTGAACTCTTATCTTGAGTATCTTCATGGCGCGTTTCTTACTCGCGCACTTGTGCCATTTGAAGTGAACGTAAAAAAGCGCTTAGTTAAACGACCCAAGGTATATCTTCGCGATAGTGGGCTCTTGCATGCACTTCTTGGTGTTGGACGCGGCGATGATATTTTGAGTAAGCCGTGGGTTGGCGCGAGTTGGGAGGGGTTTGTGATTGAGCAGATCTTAGCGGCACTCGACTGCTCGCAAGGAACGCCCACACCATACTTCGTGCGAACTTCAAGTGGCGAGGAGATCGACTTAGTACTTCAGTATCGCGGCCAGCTTTGGGCCTTTGAAATTAAACTTACTGGAGAGCCTACAAGAGAGCACGCGAAGGCACTTCGTACGCTGGCCCCGGCGTTGGGCGCGGATCGGCGGATACTAGTCCACGGCGGCGTGCTATATGCTAAAAATGAAAGATCTGAAGGGTCTGAAGGATATGACGTGATGCCGCTTGAGAGGTGCATTCAGGAGTTGAGCATGAGGTAAGGCGGTGAATAATGGTAAAGCGCTTAGCTCTTGCTCTCAATAAATACATCGACTAGTTGGCCAACGTAGATCGGAAGGGTGCCCCGATCGAATGAGTAGATCACCTGCAGCACCCTCGTATCAACCCGCTCCGTACTCTCCCCAGTCAGTGAGCGTTTCGGAACAACGTAGGGCTCAAAGCGAACGAAGGTAAGGGGAAATGAGAGCGCCGTGTTGCCCCGTAGGGTGGCTAAGCCGGGGCGCCCAGATTCAACGCGCCACGCATCGTTTTCATCTATATCGACCCGTACGCCTAGAGGATAGACCGTTCCAAGCACCATTAGCGGGGTAATCATAATCTGCGCCGGTGCAAACTCACCAACGCGAGCCCTTAACTGTAGCACCTCTCCGTTTAGAGGGGAGCGAATCGTCATGCGATCAATGGTCGTTCTAGATGCCATGACGGTT comes from Pseudomonadota bacterium and encodes:
- a CDS encoding ATP-binding protein, which encodes MLLRRKKTQIIQALEAFPAVVLIGPRQCGKTTLAKTLSTRYYDLEIESERLRLDLDWHNLCNTNDLIVLDEAQTFAEIFPRLRAAIDLRRKVFGRFLILGSVAPALMQDVAESLAGRAALLELTPLSLGEVPYSETRALWRFGGFPDGGVLDAARYPLWQESYLQLIIQRDLPNLGLPAKPILTERMLKMIAALHGQEWNASKLGASLGINYQTVNSYLEYLHGAFLTRALVPFEVNVKKRLVKRPKVYLRDSGLLHALLGVGRGDDILSKPWVGASWEGFVIEQILAALDCSQGTPTPYFVRTSSGEEIDLVLQYRGQLWAFEIKLTGEPTREHAKALRTLAPALGADRRILVHGGVLYAKNERSEGSEGYDVMPLERCIQELSMR